CGCTAGGCTACTGCCAGAATTGGCAGGAAGGATTCGAACCTTCGACCTCAGTAACCCTACGAAGTATGGCTGCCCTACGGCACCACGACAGGATGCTGTGTCGTTCGTTGTCAGTTGTCAGTTCGTGCTAACGACTACTCCTGACAACTAACAACAAAAAACTAAACTCGTTGGGGCAACTGGGCGCTCAGCCCGTGATCCTGCTCTAACCAACTGAGCTACCGCCAATCCGAAGAACTGACGAGGAGGATTCGAACCTCCGACCCGGGCATTAAAAGTGCGAAGTAAGGCTAGGCTACGGCACCCAACGAGGTACTAGTGCTATTCTGATTCCGGGGCAACAAGCGGGACGCCCTAACTACTGGTGCGTCTACATTTCGCCACCGGCCGCCTCACGGCCGCCGGGCGGGAGTCGAACCCGCACGCCTTGCGGCTTTCAGTTCGGAACGAAGGATTGCGCCCCTACGGCACCCGAAAAAAGAATAGCTACAACCAACCCCACCGGGGTAAAAAATGAGAAGCGCGTGCTCTACCAGACTGAGCGACTTTCGCCGGCCATTGCTGGCGTCGAAAGTCAGGAGTCGAACCTGTTACCCGATGGAACGCTCCCCGACGACACCCGGCGGGAAATTTACCAAGTGAACTCAACCACAGGCCAGGGCAACAGTCGCCCGCGAATGTTTTCCTACGGCGACCAAAGCGGCCCTAGCGGGATTCGAACCCGTAACCATTCGTTGCCGAACAGCCTGAAAACTACCCACGAAGTAACGCTCGGCTACGGCACCTGGCCGGTGGAAGTATGCACCAAGTAGTCGGAGGCAGGCCCGGCCCGTTTGGCCTGGCATTTAGGCCCCCGACTAGGTTGGCTTTAGATGGTGGAATACATCATGACAGTCAGACGGCTTATGAGGTAAGACCTGCCAGTTCGATTTCAAAGGCCCGCAGCACTTGGTGCGGAGCATTGGGGTCGAAGATGGCAAAGTCGAGGCGGGAGAAACTGTTGCGCCAGCCGGGCTGGGCCAGCGCTTCGGCAAACAGCCGGGCTACCTGGGCCGGGTCGTTGCCGAAGACCCCGCAGCCCCAAGCCCCGAGCACCAGGGCCTCGCAGCCGTGGCGGGCGGCCATGCCCAGCACCTGCCGGATACGCCGGCGCATAGTTGGCGCCAGCTCAGGTAGCAGCTCCGAAGTATTGCGCCGCAGGGCCCCGGCATTCACGGCCGGCGAGGTGATAATGTCGATGCGGTAGGGCTCCGGGAGCCAGCGGCCGGCGTCATCGAGCAACACCGGCACGCCGGGCGAGTAGATGGCGTAGTCGCTGTAGAGGCCGTTGCGGTGGGCGTTGTGCTGGTACATCTCCGGAAACTGCAGCTGGCACGGATACAGCCCCGAGGAGCGGGCCAGGCTTTCTTCCTGGGCCTGGCTGCCGCCCAGAAACCCACCGCCGGGGTTGCGGGCCGAGGCGAAATTGAGCACCCCGACACGGGCAAATTTCTGGCTTAATTCAGCAGCGGCTTCGAGCGTAGTGGCCTGGTAGACCCGTACTTCGGCCGGCGCCTTGTCGGTGAGTCCGGGTTCCTGCCCCACCGCTTCGGCGTCCGCCGGCCGGTA
Above is a genomic segment from Hymenobacter cellulosivorans containing:
- a CDS encoding TIGR02452 family protein — translated: MNREQRQQLARLTLAALETGRYHTAEGAEVSIGAWQHAAVQGSLLYRPADAEAVGQEPGLTDKAPAEVRVYQATTLEAAAELSQKFARVGVLNFASARNPGGGFLGGSQAQEESLARSSGLYPCQLQFPEMYQHNAHRNGLYSDYAIYSPGVPVLLDDAGRWLPEPYRIDIITSPAVNAGALRRNTSELLPELAPTMRRRIRQVLGMAARHGCEALVLGAWGCGVFGNDPAQVARLFAEALAQPGWRNSFSRLDFAIFDPNAPHQVLRAFEIELAGLTS